The Danaus plexippus chromosome 12, MEX_DaPlex, whole genome shotgun sequence DNA window TTTGCTGTAAATGTTAACACAAATTAACATGTATTCaatagaaaagaaatttaGATAATTTGTATGGTTAATAGTATACTTACATCAGGAGGAATCTTATGACAAGTGGAAGCCTTATGTCCTACTTCTGAACAGTAGTGGCAGACGGGAAGTCTTTTAGCATCCTTTGTCTGTTCTGGAGGAGCTGGTAATTCAAACCGTGGGTGCATGTACTTGCAGTTTGCACCATCAGGGCAGAAGCCTGCCAAGTAATTTATACAGAGAACTCTTCTGACATGGCGATGTCTACAATGTGGACCATGTCTACAAAACCCACGATCATACCTGCAAAACAATCATGGGaattgaatagaaatattcCTCAGTACGAGTGATGGTTATACATTGAGCATGCTAATTAGTTAATCTAACCATGGACAATCTTTAATTTTGCTTTCTGGATCTATATGAAGAAATGGACACTCCTTATTGTGGCAAGCGTTGAATCTAGCATAAAAATAGCACTCAGGCATTTTGGTCATGTCATATTCGTGTAGAAATTCACACTGGTCGCCTTTCTTGCAGAGACCTCTCAGCCAATGCTTACATACTACTGTTCGGTCTCCCCTCACATGACGATAAGGGCACTGAGGTCCATTACCACATCCCCCGGGTTGGCTGTAGAATTCGCAGACTGCTGCAGTAGATTCTGAAAGGGAACagcgaataatatttatcataccGCGAGTAACTTCTGTCTCTGTATAGTTAGGATGTTATGTTCTTTTAAACTTACTATCCATTCCAGGAAAGGGCAAAGGCAGGGCTCCATACTGCTGCTCTAAAGCATAATCGAtgtcaaattttatatgatccACGTTTGCCACTATAACTtccataattataatttaacttatacgttataaacaaaataagaaaatagtcACAGGTCACTTTTAATTGTCAGTCAACGCATGGACTGTCAGTGTCAAAAGCAAGTCTCAAAAACCgccttttatttgtttttttttttaatttatcatcttttttcatcattattacttattaaaggtaaatcaattaaaaacacttcttataattaataaattaaataattttgaatttttaataatatctgtgTGACTTTAGCATTACAGACAGTCCtaaaaaatacttgaaaaaGAGAGCAATGGAAAGAAGTATATTAGCACTCAGGCGAAGCGACCGAATCTCTCATAAGAAGGAAGGTAAAAGTAACGGACATGACAACTCGCATAGACCATCTCAATTGGTGTTAGACAAAACATAtagtacaaagaaaaataaattaaaggaaaAAGCAAATAACCCTATGGTATCCAAGATGGACCTTAGGACAGGGGTATCTGAAAATAAGATGGAATGACGACATACTAGACCAGAGTTGCAGAAGAAAGAATACTATATAGAAAGAGCTGGAGGAGGCTTATACCTCGAAACATGCCGAATAgggagatttttttataagaactaaaattttttttaattatatttatactaaataatacaaaataatggttagtacaattataatactgaattaACATAAGCCATACGTGGTAACAAAGCTATCGcgataattattgtttttttagaggaaattttaaattggcaaactttttgtattaatgtgataaaaaa harbors:
- the LOC116772645 gene encoding cleavage and polyadenylation specificity factor subunit 4 → MEVIVANVDHIKFDIDYALEQQYGALPLPFPGMDKSTAAVCEFYSQPGGCGNGPQCPYRHVRGDRTVVCKHWLRGLCKKGDQCEFLHEYDMTKMPECYFYARFNACHNKECPFLHIDPESKIKDCPWYDRGFCRHGPHCRHRHVRRVLCINYLAGFCPDGANCKYMHPRFELPAPPEQTKDAKRLPVCHYCSEVGHKASTCHKIPPDQREVAQKQEEARYRALGYVKPAVDGEELRLQRLIHKPLEEVTCFKCGTKGHYANKCPKGHLAFLSNQPPPGNPNVFKKPN